TGGTATCCAAATCCGCCTATACCTCGTCTTTAATCCACTTACATTTACTTCGAGTTTATTGACAAACCCTTTCGTTCCTTCACTTTTTGGATCATTCGCATTCAATAACTTATCTTGAGCATTTCGTATTGTTTTGAGAACGTTTGGTGTGACTATCATTCTCATCGACTTCACTCGAATAGGCGGTGGATATTCTTTTTGACTTAATGCGTCCGCCATGacattagctttacccggatAGTAAAGAATGTTGCAATCATAATGTTTAATCAATTCTAACCAACTCTGTTGTCTCATATTAAGGTCTTTCTACTCGAAGAAATATttgagactcttgtgatctgaatagattgtACATTTCGTTCagtataaataatgcctccaaatttTTAAGGCAAAAACTACCGCCGCTGACTCTAAATCATGAGTCGGGTAGTTATTTTCGTGCTGTTTGAGTTGCCTCGAGGCATAAacaatgaccttgcctcgttgcatcaggACACATCCCAACCCCTAATGTGATGCATCCGCATAAACCActaagtcttctgttccttccgGTAAAGTCAATATCGGAGAACTCGACAACTTTTCCTTTAAGATTTGAAAAGCTTTCTCTTGATCAATACCATACAAACTTTTCTTCCTTCTTTGTCAATCGGGTTAAAGGTAGGGATATTTTAGAGAAATCTTGGATGAATATCGGATAATAGCCGGCTAAGCCGAGGAAACTTCTCACTTCATTAACGTTTTTCGGGGGTAGCCGTTTTACCACGACTTctaccttagatggatccacCAGAATCCCCTTCTCATTAATTACATGACCCAAGAATTGCACTTCCCTGAGCCAAAACGCACATTTAGAAAATTTAGCATATAACCTTTCTCTACGAAGCGTCTTGAGCACCTCACGTAAATGACTCGCATGTTCGGAGTCGCTACGAGAGTATACCAAAATATCATCAATAAtcactatgacaaatttgtctagCATGTTTCGGCATACCctattcattaaatccataaaagCGGCCGGAGCGTTAGTTAACCCTAAAGACATTACTAAAAATTCATAATGTCTGTAACGGGTTCTGAACGCCATCTTAGCCACATCTTCTTCTCTTACTCGTAGTTGATGGTAACCCGATCGTAAGTTGATTTTAGAAAACCAAattgccccttgtaattgatcaaaaagatcgtctaTTCTTGGTAAGGGATATCGGTTCTTCACCGTGAGCTTATTAAgatcacgatagtcaatgcacatacgcatcgaaccatccttctttttaacaaatagaACAGGCGCTCCCCACGGGGATACACTAGGACATACAAAGCCCTTGTCGAGAAATTCCGGTAATTGGaccattaattctcgtacttcaGCGAGTGCCAACCGGTTTGGCATTTGGTTCCAATTCGATTCAGAATTCTACCTCTCGCTCGGGTGGGAGTCCCGACAATTCATCCGGAAACACATCCGGATATTCATCCACAATTCTTGTATCTTCAATCCTTAAGGCATCTTGTTTCGTATCGACTACATAGGCTAGGAATGCTTTACTTCCGTTTCTCACATACTTAACCGCTTCAATTATGGTGCATAATTTAGTCTCTACCTCCCTTTCCCCATAAATGCTTACCCACCTTCCCTAAGGAGACATCACGTAAATAGTTTTGCTTTCACATAAGATTTCCGCATGATatcgggatagccaatccatacccacCACTACTTTAAATTCTCCCAAAACCATGAGAATAAGATCAATATCGAAATCCTCATCCTCAATGGTGATCTTACAATTTCTACATATCTCATGTAAAAGGTAACTCTTACAATCAGCTATTTCTACTTCTAAGGGTATAAGCATTCTTTCAATTACAAATAGAGGGGAATGTATAAACTCACTTGAAACAAACGACCTACTAGCTCTGGTATCAAACAATACGTATGTAGGTATAGAGTTTATCATGAATATACCTGACACCACATTCGGATGAGCCCTCGCTTCTTCTGATGAAATTTGGAACATTCTTCCTTTAGCTTTAGAGGGTTCCTCTTTCTTTCCTTCTTTCTTCATCCCTTGCTTGAGCTCTAGGCATTCGGCTTTCACGTGGCCCGactcgttacagttgtaacatACTCTTTTGGGATTTGGACAATTATAATATGGATGCCATTCTTGTCCGCAATTATAGCATCCCTTCTTCCCCATTAAGCATTCTCCCGAATGGAATTTCTCGCGTGTCTTGCACCGAGGAAACCCTCCTTTAGTAGTTTCTTTCTTTCCCTGATCATGTGTCTTAGACATTTTAGGAGTGCCTTGTGTTGATCCTTTCTCGACTTGTCTTTTCTCCCCACATTCCTCTTGTCTTTTCTTCTCGATCTCCCTATCTCTTGCCCAATTAATGAGCTCATTCAAATTTTCGCACTTAGAAGGGGTGATGAACTCTCGGTACTTCGATTTTAACATGTCATTATAGCGGTTAATCTTCATTCTTTCCGTTCTTGTAAACTCCTTACAAAACTTCAACTTATCGAGGAAAATGTTTATGATTTCATCACTTGTTTCATTCTTCTGCCGAAGACGGAGGAAATCTTTTTAAATCCGATTCATAGCCGATTGTGGACAATGATATTTAATGAAAGGTTCTTTGAGTTCTTGCCATGTTAGGGTTTGGAGTTTCTCTTCACCGACTTCTTTACTATACACATCCCAACAATCTTTAGCTTGTCGGTGTAGTTGCCCGTGGCAAACATGACTTGGTCTTCCTTCTCACAATGACTACGAATGAACACCCCTTCTATATTGGAGATCCATCTTTGGCATTTAATGGGATCTATTTCTCTATTATAAGATGCGAGTTTACACGCCATAAACTCCTTGTATGTGCACCATCGTGCTTCCTTCTTGCCTTGCACCCCGATTATCATTTCCTTCAACTCGTCCATCTTACTTGTCATCATGGTTTCCACCATGCTTAACACTTGACTTTCTACTTCTTGCGCTATCCTTGGAATGATTGCATCAAGTGTCTTTACTACTTCATCTGAAATTAGTTTGTTTAGTTCATCCTGATTTATCTGTTTCGTAGCATTTGGGTTTCTTTCGTCCGTCATCTACAATCACATACTTATGTTAGATATTATACTTTTCATTCTCTTTAACATTCTATACTTTGTTTAATTTCAATAATTCATTCCCATAGATAATATGTTCGTATAACGCTTACTGCGAACATTCTTGATATGCTAATCGAAGCATACTTCCATTTATGCTCACAACTTTCTATTCATTCGTACAATCACTATTGATATTCATGATAACTAGCTTGTATCCATGGTTCCATTGGCATTTTAGGGCTTTTCTAAAGTTTAACGAGGGTTTGGAACTGGTTTCGGAGCTTTGGCATAACAAAATAAGCAAATCAGCAACGCGAATCAGGGAATGGCGTCGGCGACGGCACTGGGCCGCGTCGTCGACGCGATCGGGAAAGCTGCGTCGCTGACTTTTTGCGTAGACAGCCAGTTATTGCGTCGGGGATCAGGGGTGGCGTCGCCAATGCCCCTTCTGGTTTGCAAACGCTGTTTTAACTTAAAACAATACAAAAATCCATTCCCGAGCCCTGTTTCAACCTGAAATTGTTCCGTGAAGTTCTGAATTCTCCGGTAACATTCCGTAATGTCCCTACCCAGGTTATTCTAATTAGTTAACCATAATCCCTTCCCATTCCACACTAAGAATATAAGTATCGAAAATCTTAAATTACTTACTTGCATCACGCCTCGGAACGAACACACCTTCATacgagctttcggtttgagttcaagtattttaactttgatacttgaatccctcaaacctcggctctgataccaacttgtaaggtcTAAAATTCTTACGATAAACATAGGCATTTTAAGTGATGAAAACAAAATGGGTCAAACATAAGACTTATAAAAATCAACCATAAAACTTGACATAAACAACCCAACTTAACTTACGTAGAAGTTTACATCCAAAATTCAAGATAACCATCAGAAACATAAACGACATGAGTTCCGATATCTTTTAAAGTTAAGTGCTTACAAAAGCTAAAACATAACATAAAGTTTTGTTACAAAAGTTTAGACCCGTTTAGTCACGTATCATAGCGGAAGCTTGTGAGATAGTGTGTCCGTTCCAACGTTGAGCCACCTATCAAGATGATTTACCTACATCCAATACAAACAATTAGTCATTTTAAACTCAAACAATCTCATAGTTTGAACCTCTATTCAGACTTGATAATATCACTTCAAGTATTCATTCAATACACTTTCTAACGAAGTTCGACATCAATCTTCTACGTTGCTTTATACTTGATTAAACATAAACTTTCCAAACTCGACATATAACCCAATTCTACTCGTTCGACCCATAATCATGATACAAACTTTTACATAAACTAATTTGACATGTACAAGTTACGAATCTAGGATAATAACATATCATAAACATTACACATTACTAAAATTCGTAAGCATAAGAACTTAACTTTGTCGTTATTCGCTTGTGATACATAACGACTTGAGGCTTCTTCTTTTATTCCTAAAATACCAAATCAACCTACTTTAAATTTTTTGTCATTGTTTACATTCCTTTCTTGACATAAATGCGTTAACAACTAATGTTTCTAAATTCTCAGAGTGTAGTATTGTCTAACATGAGATTCATTTCATTtaagcattttaacaaacacttgGCGTGTGTACTACTAATTAAACACAGTGTACAAGTATCATATGCATAACTTAGCCAATTCATATCAATATTATCAAGAAGATCATATTCAATCAAAATTTCATAAAACCTTCATTCTAAATCGATTTCATTTAACAAATTCTCATTATGAACATCATCATACAAAATCATTATACTAATTTACACAAAATTTCACATTAAACATCACAATTCTCCTACTTCCAGTGGGTTTTCACTTTCACTTATCAATCTAGCCAAATTCAAGCTTAATTCATGTTCTATGAGATGCTCCTAACCCATATTCATACTAATTTCATATAAGTTCATGGATTACTTGAAACCCATTTCAGTCATGATCATTGTTATGGGTGGAATTCTAAACCAATATCCTGACAATATATCTTGATTTTATGTTAGCTATCTATGATCAGGATACCgaaccaggatattggtaacatcctacGGGAGTATCTTGATTATAACTAACGATTTGCTTGTAGACTGTGGCTGTAGATTGTTAATGTCGTACATCTCGTGTCTACATTTACTTTTATTGTTCATTATTCACAAACTGGAACAGTTTGATATCCTCGAactgtatcctgaaactgtttttatTTACAATCAACATAACACATTTTTGCAATTATTAATAGCACACTACCTAACATACTacatttgatcacttaattgcttcggtaatttttgaccaaaataatttggcgcccaccgtggggcatgTGGTGCTATTTTTACTAAAAACTTTGCTaaaatcattacttggttttTTATTCTCAAAACTTTTTACAAAACTGTTTTCAATGGCCTCTCAATCAAACTTGAGCTCTTCTTCGATGCCTACTTCAACCTCTCTTGCGACTGGTTCATTGCTTCCTCCACCTCCACAAGTTCAAGCTCCTCAAAGGAGAAATGAAAGCCAAATATCTCGAGACACTCATTCTGCTCAGAATGTTTACAGATGCAGTGTTTCAGGGAGAACTCCTGTtgtggcttctaatgatgaaattttaTCTTTGTTTGGTAATATACAGAATCAAATGAAAAAGCAACAGGAAAGTAACCAGCTCATAATGAaggagatacaactcttgaagtccAACTCCATGAGACCTGCAGAGGATACTGTTACCCCCTTACAGCCCAGgatgttgaactttagttcagcagtATTCATTGAAGATAATCTGGGCAATATCATACCGAGTCATTCCCGGAGCAATATCCTGAAAATACCCTCAACGGCCAGGATATCAACCGTGAGGGATCCAGGATATGGTTCAGGATATGGCTAGAACCACCAAACTGGTAACTTGTCCATTAACACCAGTATTCCTGCCACTAACAATCTTGAATCTTCGCAGGATGCAAGTGTAACATCAACATTGTCCagaaaacttcaaaagttgatggatatgatatcaagtgtgccTGGGGTAGTGCAACCTATACCGGAAGTATCCCGGGATAGTCACGGGATATCCCGATTTGCTTACCCTATTTGTGATGCAGAAATCCCAAAGAGATTCTAGACTCccaatatagggaaaggatggaaataaATCCAATCCCACCGGAACTCAaagaagcatgcctgtgcaagggctTCAGTTCCACTTTAATaggatcagccttgaaatggctTTTAAATGTTCCACCTCATTCTATTACATCTtttgctcatttagttaatttat
The sequence above is drawn from the Helianthus annuus cultivar XRQ/B chromosome 12, HanXRQr2.0-SUNRISE, whole genome shotgun sequence genome and encodes:
- the LOC110893175 gene encoding uncharacterized protein LOC110893175, translating into MKINRYNDMLKSKYREFITPSKCENLNELINWARDREIEKKRQEECGEKRQVEKGSTQGTPKMSKTHDQGKKETTKGGFPRCKTREKFHSGECLMGKKGCYNCGQEWHPYYNCPNPKRVCYNCNESGHVKAECLELKQGMKKEGKKEEPSKAKGRMFQISSEEARAHPNVVSEVEIADCKSYLLHEICRNCKITIEDEDFDIDLILMVLGEFKGRWVSIYGEREVETKLCTIIEAVKYVRNGSKAFLAYVVDTKQDALRIEDTRIVDEYPDVFPDELSGLPPEREVEF